Proteins found in one Streptomyces sp. NBC_00461 genomic segment:
- a CDS encoding TolB family protein has product MTSTRRRLLILVAAVLVLAGVGTGVVLHAAARADRANRPQAGGPAVGAGTLTLDQKSRLVFVNGAAGPHRTAVASVPSAAPDGRRIASDLKCARFYAAAGTGVCLQSTTGVLKQSNRALLVDANLRTRRTFPLAGTPSRARVSPSGRLVAWTVFVSGESYSSAFFSTRTSILDTRTMRLTPSLETFTVVRDGKPYHASDINFWGVTFASDDDTFYATLNTANKTFLVRGSLSRRTVTTLAENVECPSLSPDGTRVAFKKRILSRTDLWHEYVLDLRTLKETALAERHSVDDQATWLDNHTVAYALPTEGKVGRSDLWSVRADGTGTPRLLIAGASSPAPL; this is encoded by the coding sequence CGGACCGCGCCAACCGGCCACAGGCGGGCGGACCCGCGGTCGGCGCGGGCACGTTGACGCTCGATCAGAAGAGCCGCCTGGTCTTTGTCAATGGGGCTGCCGGTCCGCACCGCACAGCGGTCGCCTCGGTTCCCTCCGCCGCCCCCGACGGCAGGCGCATCGCCTCGGACCTGAAGTGCGCGCGCTTCTACGCGGCCGCCGGCACGGGCGTCTGCCTCCAGTCCACCACCGGCGTCCTCAAGCAGAGCAACCGAGCCCTGCTCGTGGACGCGAACCTCCGCACCCGGCGCACCTTCCCGCTCGCGGGCACCCCCAGCCGAGCCCGGGTCTCACCCAGCGGCCGCCTCGTCGCCTGGACCGTGTTCGTCTCCGGCGAGTCCTATTCCTCGGCCTTCTTCTCCACCCGCACCTCGATCCTGGACACCCGCACCATGCGGCTGACTCCCAGCCTGGAGACCTTCACCGTCGTCCGGGACGGCAAGCCCTACCACGCTTCGGACATCAACTTCTGGGGCGTCACCTTCGCCTCCGACGACGACACGTTCTACGCCACCCTCAACACCGCCAACAAGACCTTCCTGGTGCGGGGTTCGCTCTCCCGGCGCACGGTGACGACCCTGGCCGAGAACGTGGAGTGTCCCTCCCTGTCCCCCGACGGGACCCGCGTCGCCTTCAAGAAACGGATCCTGTCCCGGACCGACCTCTGGCACGAGTACGTCCTCGACCTGAGGACCCTCAAGGAGACGGCGCTGGCCGAACGCCACAGCGTCGACGACCAGGCCACCTGGCTCGACAACCACACCGTCGCCTACGCCCTGCCGACGGAAGGCAAGGTCGGCCGCAGCGACCTGTGGAGCGTGCGCGCGGACGGAACAGGCACGCCCCGTCTGCTCATCGCCGGTGCTTCTTCACCGGCGCCGTTGTAG